A section of the Quatrionicoccus australiensis genome encodes:
- a CDS encoding HlyD family type I secretion periplasmic adaptor subunit — MSRLKLVLGKLHALLERIAANNAPRVEKILGRLPNREDIEAVDFATDADLAMLRQEPLRARVLLRSIGIVAVIFLLWAAIAQLDEVTRGDGKVIPSRQLQVLQSIDGGLVSEILVKEGDVVQANQLLIKIDETRFASSVNENRAQYLSLLAKAARLKAMSEGKAFVPPPEVMKESPEVVEQEMQYYEAKRSEMGAAISIARQQLSQRQQELNEAQARRTQASQGYDLTSKELTVTKPLINSGAVSEVELLRLERDVSRYRGERDQASAQITRVQAAINEAQRKIEEVELTFRNDAGKELSEITGKLNGLAEGSVGLSDRVKQSSIRSPVKGTVKRLLVNTVGGVVQPGKDMIEIVPLDEALLLEARVVPRDIAFLRPGQPAMVKFTAYDFSVYGGLEGTLEHIGADTVTDDKGNAFYIVRVRTNKPGFGDSNLPIIPGMVAEVDILTGKKSVLAYLLKPVLRAKNVAMTER, encoded by the coding sequence ATGAGTCGTCTGAAATTGGTTTTGGGCAAACTGCATGCCTTGCTGGAGCGGATTGCCGCCAATAATGCGCCACGCGTTGAGAAAATACTGGGGCGTTTGCCCAACCGTGAAGATATCGAGGCTGTCGATTTCGCTACCGATGCCGACTTGGCCATGTTGCGGCAGGAGCCGCTACGGGCGCGGGTTCTGCTGCGCTCGATTGGTATCGTCGCAGTGATCTTCCTGTTGTGGGCCGCGATTGCGCAACTTGACGAAGTGACGCGCGGTGATGGCAAGGTAATCCCTTCACGGCAGTTGCAGGTTCTGCAGAGTATCGATGGTGGCCTGGTTTCGGAAATTCTGGTCAAGGAAGGTGATGTGGTTCAAGCCAATCAATTGTTGATCAAGATTGATGAAACCCGCTTCGCCTCATCGGTCAACGAAAATCGGGCGCAATATCTCAGCTTGCTGGCCAAGGCAGCTCGTCTCAAAGCGATGTCGGAAGGCAAGGCTTTTGTGCCGCCACCGGAAGTGATGAAGGAGTCGCCCGAGGTGGTCGAGCAGGAAATGCAGTATTACGAAGCCAAGCGCAGCGAGATGGGAGCGGCCATCTCGATTGCTCGCCAGCAGCTGTCGCAGCGCCAGCAGGAGTTGAATGAAGCGCAGGCGCGACGGACCCAGGCCTCTCAGGGATATGATCTGACCTCAAAAGAGTTGACGGTCACCAAGCCGTTGATCAATTCGGGCGCTGTTTCGGAAGTGGAGTTGCTGCGTCTGGAGCGCGATGTTTCCCGGTATCGTGGCGAGCGTGATCAGGCTTCGGCTCAAATTACACGCGTTCAGGCGGCAATTAATGAAGCTCAGCGCAAGATCGAGGAGGTCGAGCTGACCTTCCGCAATGATGCGGGCAAGGAGTTGTCGGAAATAACCGGCAAGCTGAATGGGCTGGCGGAAGGAAGTGTTGGTCTTTCCGACCGGGTCAAGCAATCTTCGATTCGTTCGCCTGTCAAGGGAACGGTCAAGCGCCTGCTGGTGAATACCGTAGGTGGCGTGGTTCAGCCTGGCAAGGACATGATTGAAATCGTGCCACTGGATGAGGCCTTGTTGCTTGAGGCGCGTGTTGTACCGCGCGATATTGCCTTTCTGCGTCCAGGGCAGCCGGCCATGGTCAAGTTCACTGCCTATGACTTTTCAGTATATGGCGGCCTGGAAGGGACCCTGGAGCACATTGGTGCAGATACGGTAACCGACGATAAAGGCAATGCCTTCTATATTGTCCGGGTGCGTACCAACAAACCGGGATTCGGCGATAGCAATTTGCCGATTATTCCGGGGATGGTGGCAGAGGTTGATATTCTGACGGGCAAGAAGAGTGTATTGGCATATCTCCTGAAGCCGGTATTGCGTGCCAAAAATGTGGCCATGACGGAGCGTTGA